The following are from one region of the Hymenobacter radiodurans genome:
- a CDS encoding LytR/AlgR family response regulator transcription factor, producing MKDYLRIHTTEEKIMTLLNFAKLEELLPAQDFARVHRSFLVALDKIDHIEKNRIRIADQLIPISDTYAEAFYKMLKGFQ from the coding sequence ATGAAAGACTATTTACGGATTCATACCACGGAGGAGAAGATTATGACTCTGTTGAACTTTGCCAAACTAGAAGAACTGCTGCCCGCTCAGGATTTCGCCCGCGTGCACCGATCCTTTCTGGTGGCACTTGATAAAATTGACCACATCGAGAAAAACCGCATTCGCATTGCCGACCAACTCATTCCCATCAGTGATACCTATGCCGAGGCTTTTTATAAAATGCTAAAGGGGTTTCAATAG
- a CDS encoding LytR/AlgR family response regulator transcription factor, with product MKEKLTCYIIEDEYLAQEIMEEYIRKVPFLELKGSFVSPLEAAGHLEEDKPDLLFLDINMPDLDGLSFIPMLNPKPMIILTTAYDQYALKAYDLEVKDYLLKPFTFERFYKGVLRLYQEKSPQAPWRRRKKKRKRSRSRSIFFSRWATAFRKWLPAIFSLWRV from the coding sequence ATGAAAGAAAAGCTCACCTGCTACATCATTGAGGATGAGTACCTGGCCCAGGAAATAATGGAAGAATACATCCGGAAAGTCCCGTTTCTGGAGCTGAAAGGGTCATTCGTGAGCCCCCTGGAGGCCGCCGGTCATTTGGAGGAAGACAAACCCGACCTACTGTTTCTGGATATCAACATGCCGGACCTGGATGGGCTCAGCTTCATCCCGATGCTGAACCCCAAACCCATGATTATCCTGACTACCGCCTACGACCAGTATGCGCTGAAGGCTTATGACTTAGAGGTGAAGGACTACCTGTTGAAACCCTTCACGTTTGAACGGTTTTACAAAGGCGTGTTGCGTCTGTATCAGGAAAAAAGCCCCCAAGCTCCTTGGCGAAGAAGGAAGAAAAAGCGGAAGCGAAGCCGGAGCAGGAGTATATTTTTCTCAAGGTGGGCCACCGCATTCAGAAAGTGGCTACCCGCAATATTCTCTTTGTGGAGGGTATGA